The proteins below are encoded in one region of Triticum aestivum cultivar Chinese Spring chromosome 1B, IWGSC CS RefSeq v2.1, whole genome shotgun sequence:
- the LOC123139386 gene encoding signal recognition particle 54 kDa protein 2 gives MVLAQLGGSISRALAQMSNATVIDEKVLGECLNEISRALLQSDVQFKMVRDMQTNIRKIVNLETLAAGTNKRRIIQQAVFTELCNMLDPGKPAFTPKKGKPSVVMFVGLQGSGKTTTCTKYAYYHQRKGFKPSLVCADTFRAGAFDQLKQNATKAKIPFYGSYMESDPVKIAVEGLERFRKENSDLIIIDTSGRHKQEAALFEEMRQVAEATKPDLVIFVMDGSIGQAAFDQAQAFKQSASVGAVIVTKLDGHAKGGGALSAVAATKSPVIFIGTGEHIDEFEIFDVKPFVSRLLGMGDLSGLMDKIQDVMPADQQPELLAKLADGTFTLRLLYEQFQNLLKMGPIGQVFSMLPGFSSELMPKGHEKEGQAKIKRYMTIMDSMTAAELDSTNPKLMTESRIIRIARGSGRQIRDVMDMLEEYKRLAKMWSKMKGLKMPKNGKMSDLSQNLNIQQMTKALPPQVLKQMGGMGGLQALMKQMGGKDMSKMLGGMGLGGD, from the exons ATGGTGCTCGCGCAGCTGGGCGGGAGCATCTCCCGCGCGCTCGCGCAGATGAGCAACGCCACGGTGATCGACGAGAAGGTGCTCGGGGAGTGCCTCAACGAGATCTCCCGCGCGCTCCTGCAGTCCGACGTCCAGTTCAAGATGGTCCGCGACATGCAGACCAACATCAGGAAGATCGTCAACCTCGAGACCCTCGCCGCCGGCACCAACAAGCGACGCATCATACAGCAG GCCGTCTTCACCGAGCTTTGCAACATGCTCGATCCCGGGAAGCCGGCCTTCACCCCCAAGAAGGGCAAGCCCAGCGTCGTCATGTTCGTCGGATTGCAGG GGTCTGGAAAAACTACTACCTGTACCAAATACGCATATTATCATCAGCGTAAGGGATTCAAACCGTCGCTGGTTTGTGCCGATACATTCCGAGCTGGTGCTTTTGATCAGTTGAAACAGAATGCAACCAAGGCGAAGATACCTTTTTACGGAAG CTACATGGAGTCAGATCCTGTGAAAATTGCTGTTGAGGGTCTGGAAAGGTTCAGGAAAGAAAATTCTGATCTCATCATTATTGACACAAGTGGACGCCATAAGCAAGAGGCTGCACTCTTCGAAGAAATGCGTCAAGTTGCAGAAGCAACG AAACCAGACCTGGTGATATTTGTGATGGATGGCAGTATTGGTCAGGCTGCGTTTGATCAGGCACAAGCATTTAAACAAAGTGCTTCTGTTGGTGCTGTCATCGTTACGAAATTGGATGGTCATGCAAAAGGAGGCGGTGCACTTAGCGC GGTTGCAGCTACAAAAAGTCCAGTGATATTTATTGGAACTGGAGAACACATTGATGAATTTGAGATTTTTGATGTGAAACCATTTGTCAGCCGTCTGTTAG GTATGGGAGACTTGTCTGGCTTAATGGACAAGATCCAGGATGTTATGCCTGCTGATCAACAGCCTGAGCTTCTGGCAAAGCTGGCTGACGGAACCTTCACTCTCAGACTTTTGTATGAGCAATTCCAGAATCTTCTGAAAATGGGTCCTATTGGCCAG GTCTTCTCCATGTTGCCTGGATTTAGTTCAGAGTTGATGCCAAAAGGACATGAGAAAGAAGGCCAAGCGAAGATTAAGCGCTACATGACGATTATGGATTCCATGACAGCAGCAG AGCTCGACAGTACAAACCCGAAGCTGATGACAGAGTCGCGAATCATCCGGATCGCTCGAGGGTCTGGCAGGCAAATCAGAGACGTGATGGACATGCTGGAAGAGTACAAGAGGCTAGCCAAGATGTGGAGCAAGATGAAGGGGCTAAAGATGCCGAAGAACGGAAAGATGAGTGACCTGTCCCAGAACCTTAACATCCAGCAGATGACCAAGGCGCTCCCGCCGCAAGTGCTGAAGCAGATGGGTGGCATGGGTGGCCTGCAGGCTCTTATGAAACAAATGGGCGGCAAGGACATGAGCAAAATGCTCGGTGGCATGGGGCTGGGCGGTGATTAG